In the Ensifer adhaerens genome, one interval contains:
- a CDS encoding polysaccharide lyase → MFRAVFVAASIAMAGGAMAQPWETKLSDGFEGQNFAPEGGLYYRENFEQTAGTVEFQNEVKRTGNGALKLSVVPTCPDSLDGCSERAEIWEKTALRVPYDQGIWYGFAVKFADPIPSEDHRYLIAQWKREIDPGAEGDFSPFLALRLEAGKLFVTVETNYIAPLSSGPEGTPASCKPGEIPVWGRPNINQMRMLVAADSNWKPEDGSLFNGCTDAVKVTSHGNPLPDPKSGWIDFAIYTLPGANGTGRIEVFANDKPIITVTGHVGHDDKGLGKNQYFKFGPYRAADTTDWTLFYDDFRRSPNCADVLKAEVCPAL, encoded by the coding sequence ATGTTCCGAGCCGTGTTTGTCGCCGCCAGCATCGCCATGGCCGGAGGCGCCATGGCGCAGCCGTGGGAAACCAAACTGTCAGACGGCTTCGAAGGACAGAATTTCGCGCCCGAAGGTGGGCTCTATTATCGCGAAAATTTCGAGCAGACTGCGGGCACGGTCGAATTTCAGAACGAGGTCAAGCGTACCGGAAACGGCGCGCTCAAATTGAGTGTCGTTCCGACGTGTCCGGACTCCCTCGACGGTTGTAGCGAGCGAGCCGAGATTTGGGAAAAGACGGCGCTGCGTGTGCCCTACGACCAGGGGATCTGGTACGGTTTCGCGGTCAAGTTTGCCGATCCGATCCCAAGCGAGGACCACCGCTATCTGATCGCCCAGTGGAAACGTGAGATCGACCCCGGCGCGGAGGGCGATTTCAGCCCGTTCCTGGCTTTGCGTCTCGAAGCCGGCAAGCTCTTCGTCACGGTGGAGACGAATTACATCGCGCCGCTCTCGTCCGGTCCGGAAGGGACGCCGGCCAGCTGCAAGCCCGGTGAGATTCCCGTGTGGGGGCGCCCCAACATCAACCAGATGCGCATGCTGGTCGCAGCCGACAGCAACTGGAAGCCGGAAGACGGCAGCCTCTTCAATGGCTGCACGGATGCCGTGAAGGTGACGAGCCATGGCAATCCGTTGCCCGACCCGAAGTCCGGCTGGATCGATTTCGCGATTTACACGCTGCCGGGGGCCAATGGCACCGGGCGTATCGAAGTCTTCGCCAACGACAAGCCGATCATTACGGTAACCGGGCATGTCGGCCACGACGACAAGGGGCTCGGCAAGAACCAGTACTTCAAGTTCGGCCCCTATCGAGCGGCCGATACGACCGACTGGACGCTGTTCTATGACGACTTCCGTCGCTCGCCGAATTGCGCCGACGTGTTAAAGGCCGAGGTGTGCCCCGCGCTCTAA
- a CDS encoding ABC transporter ATP-binding protein, which produces MTSGADLLRVEGLRITFSVLGGEVQAVNNANFRILPGKVTALVGESGSGKSAISQAVMGILPNVARVGGKILFNDPTTAAKPIDLLALEREGEEIRSLRGTRISKIFQEPMTSLSPLHTIGNQISEVLKIHTDAEKAERRARTEELLGYVGFANPKRAYDMYPFELSGGMRQRAMIAMALICRPALLIADEPTTALDVTVQAQILKLLRELQVKLNMAMLLITHDLGVVANMADEVVVIYHGQIVEAGPVEAIFRNPQHPYLKGLMAAVPHFDMKPGERLKALREVSVKAGTLLGTSAANKPAGPDVLLSVRNVSKTYGTRKSSWFGGGESTLHRAVDDVSFDIRRGECLGLVGESGCGKTTVSKILMRAVTPDTGSVTFDNGEGPVDVLKVQGDDLQALRSKIQMVFQDPVSSLSPRMTVKNILSEPLEIHGRGTAKSRVETVRSLLQAVGLDQRFVNRYPHSFSGGQRQRIGIARALALVPELLICDEPVSALDVSVQAQILNLLKDLQKELGLTCLFISHNLAVVDYMADRIAVMCAGRIVEVAPREVLMRKPVHPYTKSLLAAVPYPDLDRPLDFDRLKDSEGSDMRRWGPQFREDDAGDALIPTDLGGDHFVLAHRSVDARELRP; this is translated from the coding sequence ATGACATCTGGGGCGGACCTGCTTCGAGTTGAAGGTCTGCGGATCACATTCTCGGTGCTCGGCGGCGAAGTTCAAGCCGTCAACAACGCAAATTTCAGGATTTTGCCCGGCAAGGTCACGGCGCTCGTTGGTGAGTCGGGATCGGGAAAGTCGGCAATCAGCCAGGCGGTGATGGGTATCTTGCCCAACGTCGCGAGGGTTGGCGGCAAAATTTTGTTCAATGATCCCACCACGGCGGCAAAGCCGATCGACCTGCTCGCGCTGGAGCGGGAAGGGGAAGAGATTCGCAGCCTGCGTGGCACGCGCATCAGCAAGATCTTCCAGGAGCCGATGACGTCGTTGTCGCCGCTCCACACGATCGGGAACCAGATTTCCGAAGTGCTGAAGATCCATACGGATGCCGAAAAGGCGGAACGCCGGGCGCGGACCGAGGAGCTGCTTGGCTATGTCGGCTTCGCCAATCCCAAGCGTGCCTACGACATGTATCCGTTCGAGCTTTCCGGCGGCATGCGCCAGCGTGCGATGATCGCGATGGCGCTGATCTGCCGGCCGGCGCTGTTGATCGCCGATGAGCCGACGACCGCGCTCGACGTGACGGTACAGGCGCAAATCCTGAAACTTCTGCGCGAGCTTCAGGTAAAGCTCAATATGGCGATGCTGCTGATCACTCACGATCTCGGCGTCGTTGCCAACATGGCCGACGAGGTCGTGGTGATCTATCACGGGCAGATCGTCGAGGCCGGTCCCGTCGAGGCGATCTTCCGCAACCCGCAGCATCCCTATCTCAAGGGGTTGATGGCGGCGGTCCCGCATTTCGACATGAAGCCCGGAGAGCGGCTGAAGGCGCTACGCGAAGTATCGGTCAAGGCCGGCACGCTGCTCGGGACCTCGGCAGCGAACAAGCCCGCTGGCCCGGATGTGCTGCTTTCCGTCCGCAATGTTTCGAAGACCTACGGGACGCGGAAGTCTTCCTGGTTCGGCGGCGGGGAAAGTACGCTGCATCGCGCAGTCGACGACGTCAGTTTCGACATCCGCCGTGGCGAGTGTCTCGGCCTCGTCGGTGAGAGCGGTTGCGGCAAGACGACCGTCAGCAAGATTCTCATGCGGGCGGTAACGCCCGACACCGGATCGGTGACGTTCGACAATGGCGAAGGCCCTGTGGATGTCCTGAAGGTTCAGGGCGACGATCTGCAGGCATTGCGCTCGAAAATCCAGATGGTCTTCCAGGATCCGGTCTCGTCGCTATCGCCGCGCATGACGGTCAAGAACATCCTCAGCGAGCCTTTGGAAATTCACGGACGCGGCACGGCGAAATCGCGGGTCGAAACGGTGCGTTCGCTGTTGCAGGCCGTCGGTCTCGACCAGCGCTTCGTCAACCGTTATCCGCACAGCTTCTCCGGCGGCCAGCGCCAGCGCATCGGCATTGCCCGGGCGCTCGCGCTCGTGCCGGAACTGCTGATCTGCGACGAGCCGGTTTCGGCGCTCGACGTTTCCGTCCAGGCGCAAATTCTCAACCTGCTCAAGGACCTGCAGAAGGAACTGGGGCTCACCTGTCTGTTCATCTCGCACAACCTTGCGGTCGTGGACTATATGGCCGATCGCATCGCCGTCATGTGCGCCGGGCGCATCGTCGAGGTCGCGCCGCGCGAGGTGCTGATGCGCAAGCCGGTTCACCCCTATACCAAATCGCTTTTGGCGGCCGTACCCTATCCGGATCTCGATCGTCCGCTCGACTTCGACAGGCTGAAGGACAGCGAAGGATCGGACATGCGTCGCTGGGGGCCGCAGTTCCGTGAGGACGACGCTGGCGACGCGCTCATCCCCACCGATCTCGGTGGCGACCATTTCGTGCTGGCGCACCGGTCCGTGGATGCAAGGGAGTTACGGCCATGA
- a CDS encoding ABC transporter substrate-binding protein, with protein sequence MITRRTVLALLATVAFPMRLLAAGGEPAFLEKLIADGKLPPLSERLPKTPRVINVAALGRTPGKHGGVVTMIIGSAKDIRLMTIYGYARLVGYDETLKLEADVLESYETVEDRIFTFHLREGHKWSDGTPLTAEDFRYCWDDVLNNEKLSPAGLPTALVMDGEAGKFEVLDERTVRYTWLTPNPDFLQKLAAPQPMLVAMPSAYLKQFHEKYQEEDKLKALMKEQRVKKWSQLHMRMARSYRPENPDLPTLDPWRNTTPLPAEQFVFERNPYFHRVDENGLQLPYIDKFVLNVSSSALIPAKTGTGESDLQATGLDFVDYTFLKDSEKRYPVKVLLWKKTQGSRLALLPNLNCSDTVWRSLLQDVRVRRALSLAIDRTEINKAVFYGLTKESADTVLPDSPLFRPEFASAWVAHDPAQANALLDEVGLTQRGSDGIRILSDGRPAQIVVETAGESTLETDVLQLVTDYWQKIGISLFIRTSQRDTFRSRAVGGEIVMSMWFGLDNGVPTPGMNPGQLAPTADDQLQWPVWGLNYLSHGEMGQAPDLPAAVELTELLQRWRHSAEDAERTEIWTRMLSIYTDQVFSIGIVNASLQPILVAKKLRNVPETALYGFDPTSYFGVYKTDTFWIEQET encoded by the coding sequence ATGATCACCCGCCGAACTGTACTGGCATTGCTTGCAACCGTGGCATTTCCCATGCGGCTGCTGGCTGCTGGCGGCGAGCCGGCGTTTCTGGAAAAGCTGATTGCCGACGGCAAACTCCCGCCGCTCAGCGAGCGCCTGCCCAAGACGCCGCGTGTCATCAACGTCGCGGCATTGGGGCGTACGCCCGGCAAGCATGGCGGCGTCGTGACGATGATCATCGGCAGCGCCAAGGACATCCGGCTCATGACCATCTACGGCTATGCCCGGCTGGTCGGCTATGACGAAACGCTGAAGCTCGAAGCGGATGTCCTCGAAAGCTACGAAACGGTCGAGGACCGCATTTTCACCTTCCACCTGAGGGAAGGGCACAAGTGGTCTGACGGAACGCCGCTGACCGCCGAGGACTTCCGCTATTGCTGGGACGACGTGCTCAACAACGAAAAGCTGAGCCCCGCCGGATTGCCGACTGCGCTGGTGATGGACGGAGAGGCCGGAAAGTTCGAAGTCCTCGACGAGCGAACCGTTCGCTACACTTGGTTGACGCCAAACCCGGACTTCCTGCAGAAGCTTGCGGCGCCCCAGCCGATGTTGGTGGCGATGCCTTCCGCATATCTCAAGCAGTTCCACGAGAAGTATCAGGAAGAAGACAAGCTCAAGGCCCTGATGAAGGAGCAGCGCGTCAAGAAATGGAGCCAGCTCCATATGCGCATGGCACGCTCCTATCGCCCTGAAAACCCGGACCTGCCGACGCTCGACCCGTGGCGCAACACGACACCGCTTCCAGCCGAGCAGTTCGTTTTTGAGCGTAATCCCTACTTTCACCGTGTGGACGAGAACGGGCTGCAGCTTCCCTATATCGACAAGTTCGTGCTCAACGTCAGTTCCTCGGCACTGATCCCGGCGAAGACGGGCACGGGTGAAAGCGATCTGCAGGCCACGGGCCTCGACTTCGTCGACTATACCTTCCTCAAGGATTCCGAGAAGCGGTATCCGGTGAAGGTGTTGCTTTGGAAGAAGACGCAGGGTTCGCGCCTGGCGCTTCTGCCCAACCTCAACTGCTCCGACACGGTCTGGCGGTCGTTGCTGCAGGACGTGCGCGTTCGCCGTGCACTCTCGCTCGCGATCGACCGCACAGAGATCAACAAGGCCGTCTTCTACGGACTGACCAAGGAAAGCGCCGACACGGTTCTGCCGGATAGCCCGCTCTTCCGTCCGGAGTTCGCCAGTGCGTGGGTCGCCCACGACCCGGCTCAGGCCAATGCGCTGCTCGACGAGGTTGGGCTGACACAGCGCGGCAGTGACGGCATTCGTATTCTCTCCGATGGCCGGCCGGCGCAAATCGTTGTGGAAACGGCGGGCGAAAGTACGCTTGAGACGGACGTGCTTCAGCTTGTCACCGACTACTGGCAGAAGATCGGTATATCGCTTTTCATCCGCACCTCGCAGCGCGACACGTTCCGCAGCCGCGCCGTGGGCGGCGAGATCGTCATGTCGATGTGGTTCGGCCTCGACAACGGCGTGCCCACTCCCGGCATGAACCCGGGGCAGCTGGCGCCCACGGCCGACGACCAGCTGCAATGGCCGGTCTGGGGGCTCAACTATCTGTCCCATGGCGAAATGGGCCAGGCGCCTGATCTTCCTGCCGCCGTCGAGCTGACGGAACTGCTGCAACGCTGGCGCCATTCGGCGGAAGATGCCGAGCGTACGGAGATTTGGACCCGCATGCTGTCGATCTACACGGACCAGGTGTTCTCGATCGGTATCGTCAACGCCTCGCTGCAGCCGATCCTCGTGGCGAAGAAGCTCCGCAACGTGCCGGAAACGGCGCTCTACGGCTTCGATCCCACGTCCTACTTTGGTGTTTACAAGACCGATACCTTCTGGATCGAGCAGGAAACCTGA
- a CDS encoding ABC transporter permease produces the protein MLRYILWRIAAMVPTLLIISALVFTIIELPPGDYFESYVAELKAQGEGVDMEQIDALRKEYGFDQPPVLRYVYWLGGMLQGDFGYSFEYELPVSAVVGDRLWLTILVSFVTIIFTWLIAFPIGIYSATHQYSWGDYGLSLMGLIGIAIPNFMLALILMYFANIWFGISIGHLMDQKYLAEPMSWAKAKSILEHIWIPVIIVGAAGTAGMIRRLRANLLDELQKQYVVTARAKGLSPMRTLVKYPLRMALNFFISDIGSILPAIISGAEITAIVLSLETTGPMLIKALQSQDMYLAGSFLMFLAFLTVIGVLISDIALAILDPRIRLQGRSTK, from the coding sequence ATGCTGCGATATATTCTCTGGCGTATCGCGGCGATGGTTCCCACCCTCCTCATCATTTCCGCTCTTGTCTTCACCATCATCGAACTGCCCCCGGGCGACTACTTCGAAAGCTATGTCGCCGAGCTCAAGGCGCAGGGCGAAGGCGTCGACATGGAGCAAATCGACGCGCTCAGGAAGGAATATGGCTTCGACCAGCCGCCGGTCCTGCGCTACGTCTACTGGCTTGGCGGCATGCTGCAGGGCGATTTCGGCTATTCCTTCGAATACGAACTGCCGGTCAGCGCTGTTGTCGGCGATCGCTTGTGGCTGACGATCCTGGTCTCTTTCGTCACCATCATCTTCACCTGGCTGATCGCCTTTCCGATCGGTATCTACTCCGCGACCCATCAGTATAGCTGGGGCGATTACGGCCTGTCGCTGATGGGCTTGATCGGCATTGCCATCCCGAATTTCATGCTGGCGCTGATCTTGATGTATTTCGCCAATATCTGGTTCGGGATATCGATCGGCCACCTGATGGATCAGAAATATCTGGCCGAGCCGATGAGTTGGGCCAAGGCAAAATCGATTCTCGAGCACATCTGGATACCCGTCATCATCGTCGGTGCGGCGGGCACGGCCGGCATGATCCGGCGTCTGCGCGCCAACCTGCTCGACGAACTGCAGAAACAGTATGTGGTGACGGCGCGCGCCAAGGGGCTTTCGCCGATGCGCACGCTGGTCAAGTACCCGCTGCGCATGGCGCTGAACTTCTTCATCTCGGACATCGGCTCGATCCTGCCGGCGATCATTTCCGGTGCGGAAATCACCGCGATCGTGCTGTCGCTGGAAACCACCGGCCCGATGCTGATCAAGGCCTTGCAAAGCCAGGACATGTATCTCGCCGGTTCGTTCCTGATGTTCCTCGCCTTCCTGACGGTGATCGGCGTGCTGATCTCCGACATCGCACTCGCCATCCTCGATCCACGAATTCGGCTGCAAGGCAGGAGCACCAAGTGA
- a CDS encoding ABC transporter permease gives MTSFLPAPGEPLPHYVSTAPFDPYSVEAMTDEQVRVNQASQLRLMWWKFRRHRLALVSGIFLAALYLSILISEFLAPYNLHTRNMDYIYAPPQAVHLFHEGKFVGPFVYGRTMTLDMDTLKRNYADDTKDVQRLRFFCRGDGYRFWGLFDSNVHLVCPAEGGQAFFLGTDRLGRDVLSRIIYGARISLTIGLFGITVSFVLGIVIGGLAGYHGGVFDLIVQRVIEVLQSIPSIPLWLSLAAIMPATWSPILIYLAITIILGLLDWTGLARAVRSKLLALREEDYVLAAQLMGAKSSRIIGRHLVPGFMSHLIATATISIPGMILGETALSFLGLGLRPPITSWGILLTEAKSVSVIAFYPWLLFPTIPVILVILAFNFLGDGLRDAADPYK, from the coding sequence GTGACGTCATTTCTTCCGGCGCCCGGCGAGCCCCTGCCGCACTATGTTTCGACGGCCCCTTTCGATCCCTATTCCGTCGAGGCGATGACGGACGAGCAGGTGCGCGTCAATCAGGCTTCGCAGCTTCGCCTGATGTGGTGGAAGTTCCGCCGCCACAGGCTCGCGCTCGTCTCGGGTATTTTCCTTGCGGCGCTCTACCTGTCGATCCTCATTTCCGAGTTCCTCGCGCCCTACAATCTGCACACCCGCAACATGGACTACATCTATGCACCGCCGCAGGCGGTGCACCTGTTCCATGAGGGCAAGTTCGTCGGTCCCTTCGTCTACGGGCGGACCATGACGCTCGACATGGACACGCTGAAGCGCAACTATGCCGACGATACCAAGGACGTGCAGCGGCTCCGCTTCTTCTGCCGCGGCGACGGTTATCGTTTCTGGGGGCTGTTCGACAGCAACGTGCATCTCGTTTGCCCGGCGGAAGGCGGCCAGGCCTTCTTCCTGGGGACGGACCGTCTCGGCCGCGACGTGCTTTCGCGCATCATTTACGGCGCTCGAATCTCGCTCACGATCGGCCTTTTCGGCATCACCGTGAGCTTCGTGCTCGGCATCGTCATCGGTGGCCTTGCCGGTTATCACGGCGGCGTCTTCGATCTCATCGTGCAGCGCGTCATCGAGGTTCTGCAGTCGATCCCGAGCATCCCGCTTTGGCTGTCGCTCGCAGCGATCATGCCAGCGACCTGGAGTCCTATCCTGATCTACCTGGCGATCACGATCATCCTCGGTCTTCTCGACTGGACGGGGCTTGCGCGTGCCGTGCGCTCGAAACTGCTGGCGCTTCGCGAGGAGGACTATGTTCTTGCGGCCCAGCTGATGGGCGCAAAGAGCAGCCGCATCATCGGCCGGCATCTCGTGCCGGGTTTCATGTCGCATCTGATCGCCACTGCGACGATCTCGATCCCGGGCATGATCCTTGGCGAGACGGCACTGAGCTTCCTCGGTCTCGGCCTCAGGCCCCCGATCACCAGCTGGGGCATTCTCCTGACCGAGGCCAAGAGCGTCAGCGTCATCGCCTTCTATCCCTGGCTCCTATTTCCCACAATTCCGGTCATTCTTGTGATTTTGGCATTCAACTTCTTGGGAGATGGGTTGCGCGATGCGGCCGATCCCTACAAATGA
- a CDS encoding glycosyltransferase family protein — MMRRFEDARILMYSHDTFGLGHLRRCRTIAHSLVEDYRGLNILIISGATIAGAFDYRARVDFVKIPSVIKLHNGDYTSLDRHIELDETLKMRQAIIRHTAETFKPDIFIVDKEPMGLRGEVEETLTYLKAHGTTLVLGLREVMDAPHLLEAEWKRRDTMRKIEQYYDTIWVYGPPDFYDPLTELEVPPAVRDRMDFVGFLQRSVPREELPGHKPQGDYILVTTGGGGDGADLIHQVIHAYQQDPELMHRALIVLGPYMPVKKREKLIRKGSKIPYIKIIEFDNRMEELIAGAKGVVAMGGYNTYCEILSFDKPALIVPRIQPREEQLIRARRAAELGLVEMLLPDEAEDPLRLAAALKALPSRAPPSKSTANGLRLEGLAHISEIVGGWLDRPSSGHLNIVKKSS, encoded by the coding sequence ATGATGCGGCGTTTCGAAGATGCCCGGATCCTCATGTATAGCCATGATACGTTCGGGCTCGGTCACCTCCGGCGGTGCCGCACGATCGCGCATTCGCTGGTGGAAGACTATCGCGGCCTGAACATCCTGATCATCTCCGGCGCAACGATCGCCGGTGCTTTCGACTATCGCGCGCGCGTCGACTTCGTGAAGATCCCGAGCGTCATCAAGCTGCACAACGGCGACTATACCTCGCTCGACCGTCATATCGAACTCGATGAGACGCTGAAGATGCGTCAGGCGATCATTCGCCACACCGCCGAGACCTTCAAGCCCGACATCTTCATCGTCGACAAGGAGCCCATGGGCCTGCGCGGCGAAGTCGAGGAGACGCTGACCTACCTGAAAGCCCATGGCACGACGCTGGTCCTGGGCCTTCGCGAGGTCATGGATGCACCGCATCTGCTGGAGGCAGAGTGGAAGCGGCGCGATACCATGCGCAAGATCGAGCAGTACTACGATACGATCTGGGTCTATGGCCCGCCGGACTTTTACGATCCGCTGACCGAACTCGAAGTGCCGCCGGCCGTGCGCGACCGAATGGACTTCGTTGGCTTCCTGCAGCGCAGCGTTCCGCGCGAGGAACTGCCGGGCCATAAGCCCCAAGGCGACTACATCCTGGTGACGACCGGCGGCGGCGGCGACGGCGCCGATCTGATCCACCAGGTCATCCACGCCTACCAGCAGGACCCGGAACTGATGCACAGGGCGTTGATCGTGCTCGGGCCCTATATGCCGGTCAAGAAGCGGGAAAAGCTGATCCGCAAAGGGAGCAAGATTCCCTATATCAAGATCATCGAGTTCGACAATCGCATGGAAGAGCTCATTGCTGGCGCAAAGGGTGTCGTTGCCATGGGCGGCTACAACACCTATTGCGAAATTCTCTCTTTCGACAAGCCGGCGCTGATCGTGCCGCGCATCCAGCCGCGCGAGGAGCAACTGATCCGCGCCCGCCGCGCCGCCGAACTCGGGCTCGTCGAAATGCTGTTGCCCGACGAAGCGGAAGATCCGCTGCGCCTGGCGGCGGCGCTGAAAGCGCTTCCGTCCCGGGCGCCGCCGTCGAAAAGCACTGCCAACGGCCTGCGGCTCGAAGGGTTGGCGCATATCTCCGAAATCGTCGGCGGGTGGCTCGATCGGCCTTCGAGCGGCCATCTGAATATCGTGAAGAAATCGAGCTGA
- a CDS encoding glycosyltransferase family 4 protein, whose product MPTDRKIAVVLKGYPRLSETFIAQELLGLERAGLDLVLIALRRPTDGKRHPVHDEIRAEVHYLPEYLHEKPLRVLRGLVRSLPKPGFWPAFGLFLKDLRRDFSRNRFRRFGQAVVLASEWPGNPRWLHAHFIHTPASVTAYASVITGTPWTCSAHAKDIWTSPDWELSEKLGRARWTVTCTRMGYEHLKSLTTEKARVHLSYHGLDLDRFPRFEGAHSGRNGSDPSDPVRLVSVGRAVGKKGYDVLLKALSLLPAELHWRFEHIGAGELTGELKTLATELGVSDRIAWKGALDQTDVLAHYRTSDIFALACRITADGDRDGLPNVLVEASSQRLPCVSTAISGVPELLADGENGRVVPSEDPQALAAALEQLIRDPALRLRLGDAAERKVREQFDHHTSIDQLAALFASEWRAA is encoded by the coding sequence TTGCCGACAGATCGCAAGATTGCAGTGGTGCTGAAGGGCTATCCGCGTCTTTCGGAAACCTTCATCGCGCAGGAACTGCTTGGCCTCGAGCGGGCCGGACTGGACCTCGTATTGATCGCACTGCGCCGTCCGACCGACGGCAAGCGCCACCCGGTTCACGACGAGATTCGCGCCGAGGTTCACTATCTGCCCGAATATCTTCACGAAAAACCGTTGCGGGTGCTGCGCGGCCTCGTCCGTTCCCTGCCGAAGCCGGGTTTCTGGCCGGCATTCGGGCTTTTTCTCAAAGACCTGCGCCGCGACTTCAGTCGCAACCGCTTTCGCCGGTTTGGACAGGCGGTGGTGCTCGCTTCGGAATGGCCGGGCAACCCGCGTTGGCTGCACGCGCATTTCATCCATACGCCGGCGTCGGTGACCGCCTATGCCAGCGTGATCACCGGCACGCCATGGACCTGCTCGGCGCATGCCAAGGACATCTGGACGTCGCCCGACTGGGAGCTTTCCGAAAAGCTCGGACGGGCGCGCTGGACAGTGACCTGCACACGCATGGGCTACGAGCATCTGAAGAGCCTGACGACAGAAAAAGCGCGGGTGCACCTGAGCTATCACGGCCTTGATCTTGACCGGTTCCCCCGTTTCGAGGGCGCACATTCCGGTCGGAACGGTTCCGACCCTTCGGATCCCGTGCGCCTTGTCAGCGTCGGCCGTGCCGTCGGCAAGAAGGGTTACGACGTGCTGCTGAAGGCGCTCTCGCTGCTGCCGGCAGAGCTCCATTGGCGGTTCGAGCATATCGGCGCGGGGGAACTGACCGGCGAGCTCAAGACGCTTGCGACCGAGCTTGGTGTTTCTGACAGGATTGCCTGGAAGGGCGCGCTCGACCAGACCGATGTGCTGGCGCACTACCGGACGAGCGACATCTTTGCGCTTGCCTGCCGGATCACCGCCGACGGCGATCGCGACGGATTGCCCAATGTCCTCGTCGAAGCATCAAGCCAGCGGCTGCCCTGCGTCTCGACGGCGATCTCCGGCGTTCCGGAACTTCTCGCCGATGGCGAGAACGGCCGGGTCGTTCCGTCGGAGGACCCACAGGCGCTTGCTGCGGCGCTCGAGCAACTCATCCGCGATCCGGCGCTCCGCCTCAGGCTTGGCGATGCGGCGGAACGGAAAGTCCGCGAGCAATTCGACCACCATACCAGCATCGATCAGCTCGCCGCCCTGTTTGCCAGCGAATGGAGAGCCGCCTGA